One stretch of Streptomyces sp. NBC_00443 DNA includes these proteins:
- a CDS encoding SpoIIE family protein phosphatase, giving the protein MTEFSESHDDPFALHLVALAVLDDQGVVVGWNRRAQELLGFSDTAVIGHRAFEVLVGPGELPAAREAAAKCRRADGWFGVLKVRHRDGRLVEMGLRAHAFSGDGDARQWLLAGALAADVLEWQRDRAVLDGLYRQCPIGLIVHGPDLRLLRVNRAIERFTGVPAAGFAGLPTGQMLIPDDARKSVDRVRQVMETGRPLVYSEQFVRLEQDPGRERVALVSSFRMEDPAGRILGVAEMIEDITERHRAQRRLALLDQAGTRIGTTLDVAETARELAEVMVPHLADHASVDLLQPVTHGEELTPALAGPVVRLGASSVGAQQPGPPHPHGEAVELAPDSPQARCLAAGRPVLEPVLASDWLSTEGHQGAHVPYPGAHSLIVAPLVARGMVLGVMSLWRSRRPDPFEADDLTLAQELASRAAVAIDNARRFTQQQQTAFTLQNSLLPRAVPDQPAVEVALRYLPASGAPGLGGDWFDVIPLSGARVALVVGDVVGRGIHAAATMGRLRTAVHTLASLDLEPDEVLSRLDDMVNLLAVEQEGAGERPVGEQVVGATCLYAVYDPVSQRCSVARAGHLPPVVTTPDGHAAPLDLPAGPPLGLGGLPFEAREIELAEGSLLCLYTNGVIGERHIDADAGLTKLCAALTRPSDALERTSQAVVDSLVSSHPSDDVALLIARTRMLPPDDVASWQLPLEPASAARARALTSAKLTEWGLEHLAFTTELIASELVTNVYRYASGPATLRLIRERTLVCEVSDTSHTSPHLRRARTTDEGGRGLFLVAQMAERWGTRYTREGKTVWTEQPLSGLFT; this is encoded by the coding sequence ATGACGGAGTTCAGCGAAAGCCACGACGATCCGTTCGCCCTGCACCTCGTCGCCTTGGCGGTGCTCGACGATCAGGGAGTCGTGGTCGGATGGAATCGGCGGGCGCAGGAACTGCTCGGCTTTTCGGACACAGCCGTGATCGGGCATCGGGCATTCGAGGTCCTTGTCGGCCCTGGCGAACTGCCGGCTGCCAGGGAGGCCGCAGCGAAGTGCAGGAGAGCCGACGGCTGGTTCGGGGTGCTGAAGGTGCGACACCGTGACGGGCGGCTCGTGGAGATGGGGCTCAGGGCCCATGCGTTCTCGGGCGACGGCGATGCCCGGCAGTGGCTTCTGGCCGGCGCACTCGCGGCTGACGTCCTGGAGTGGCAGAGGGATCGCGCGGTTCTCGACGGGTTGTACCGGCAGTGCCCGATCGGCCTGATCGTGCACGGCCCCGACCTGAGGCTTCTTCGGGTCAACCGAGCCATCGAACGCTTCACCGGCGTCCCGGCAGCGGGCTTTGCAGGACTGCCCACCGGGCAGATGCTCATCCCCGACGACGCACGCAAGTCCGTGGACCGTGTGCGCCAGGTGATGGAGACCGGTAGACCGCTCGTCTACTCCGAGCAGTTCGTCCGCCTGGAGCAGGATCCGGGACGAGAACGGGTCGCCTTGGTCTCCTCCTTCCGGATGGAGGATCCCGCCGGCCGCATCCTGGGCGTGGCCGAGATGATCGAGGACATCACCGAACGCCATCGGGCCCAGCGCAGGCTCGCGCTCCTCGACCAAGCCGGCACCCGCATCGGAACCACCCTCGACGTGGCCGAGACCGCCCGGGAACTCGCCGAGGTCATGGTGCCTCACCTCGCCGACCATGCGTCGGTGGACCTGCTCCAGCCGGTGACGCACGGTGAGGAACTGACGCCGGCCCTGGCAGGGCCGGTGGTACGGCTGGGAGCCAGCAGCGTCGGTGCTCAGCAACCCGGCCCACCCCACCCCCACGGCGAGGCGGTGGAGCTCGCGCCCGACTCGCCCCAGGCCAGATGCCTGGCCGCAGGGCGTCCCGTCCTGGAACCGGTGCTCGCGTCGGACTGGCTCTCGACCGAAGGCCACCAAGGCGCCCATGTTCCGTATCCGGGCGCCCACTCGCTGATCGTGGCACCTCTTGTCGCACGTGGCATGGTGCTGGGCGTGATGAGCCTGTGGCGTTCGCGCCGCCCCGACCCTTTCGAGGCGGACGATCTCACCCTCGCCCAGGAACTCGCCTCGCGCGCCGCCGTCGCCATCGACAACGCCCGGCGCTTCACTCAGCAGCAGCAGACCGCTTTCACGTTGCAAAACAGCCTCCTGCCCCGGGCGGTTCCGGACCAGCCGGCCGTCGAGGTGGCCTTGCGGTACCTGCCGGCCAGCGGGGCGCCAGGCCTGGGCGGCGACTGGTTCGACGTCATCCCGTTGTCGGGTGCCCGGGTCGCCCTCGTCGTCGGCGACGTGGTGGGACGCGGCATCCATGCTGCCGCCACCATGGGTCGGCTGCGTACCGCCGTGCACACGCTTGCCAGCCTCGACCTGGAACCGGACGAGGTCCTCTCCCGGCTGGACGACATGGTCAACCTGCTGGCAGTCGAACAGGAAGGAGCCGGCGAACGGCCCGTGGGCGAGCAGGTGGTTGGCGCCACCTGCCTGTACGCCGTGTACGACCCGGTCTCCCAGCGGTGTTCCGTGGCCCGCGCCGGCCACCTGCCGCCTGTGGTGACCACTCCGGACGGACACGCGGCACCGCTCGATCTGCCCGCCGGCCCACCGCTCGGTCTGGGCGGTCTGCCGTTCGAGGCCCGGGAGATCGAACTGGCCGAGGGAAGCCTGCTGTGCCTTTACACCAACGGAGTCATCGGTGAACGCCACATCGATGCCGACGCCGGTCTGACCAAGCTGTGCGCAGCGCTCACCCGCCCCTCGGATGCCCTGGAACGAACGTCCCAGGCGGTGGTCGACTCGCTCGTGTCGTCGCACCCGAGCGATGATGTCGCTCTGCTGATCGCCCGCACGCGCATGTTGCCGCCGGACGATGTGGCCTCCTGGCAGCTGCCGCTGGAGCCTGCCAGTGCCGCTCGTGCCCGGGCATTGACCTCGGCCAAGCTGACCGAATGGGGTCTGGAGCACTTGGCGTTCACCACCGAGCTGATCGCCAGCGAACTGGTCACCAATGTCTATCGGTATGCCAGCGGCCCCGCGACCCTGCGGCTGATCCGGGAACGGACTCTGGTGTGCGAGGTCAGTGACACCAGCCACACCTCCCCACACCTGCGCCGCGCCCGTACCACCGACGAGGGCGGGCGCGGCCTGTTCCTGGTGGCACAAATGGCCGAACGCTGGGGCACCCGCTATACCCGCGAGGGCAAGACCGTGTGGACCGAACAACCTTTGAGCGGCTTGTTCACCTGA
- a CDS encoding sigma-54-dependent Fis family transcriptional regulator, whose product MPRHQPGNSLRVARELYLEATHDPSARPLVVASWQRSIEYKVKSGSLDAPYLDNPNLDSLLARAALPILNRLHEQLADDPVSTMITDRNGVVLSRKVSHDGLTTHLNRVRLAPGHVFAERYVGTNGIGTALASGRPVVIAGSQHYVEELREFHCAAVPILHPTRSTLLGAFNLTTIRQGSDGMLMAFARSVAAQIEAEIAAITSRRERALFQDYMEACSSVRPGPVLALNGDGVMMNEQLRAAVTGPDHYALLDHAREIADDRRWEGTRSIALPSGRVAELRVRRCRRGDSDAGAILRVRLIGRCQRGAAVPATPARPVLGLAGSSPQWLRSVADSEAAFLTGTWLQLLGEAGVGKRTLVEALHRAHGAGRRLEMAEAPLSDAPAVTERWLHDIGELLAMPSRVLVLRDVHVLGDQLRQRLRSLLTHLAGTATGQLVMTSQPSMVSTEDQLDQFCDATVEVPPLRHRYGDIEHLARFFLRKYRPSGESSFSPDALALLQQCPWPENVRQFESVIRGLARRSSGRMIHVEDLPPECRVSSHKVLTTIEALERDAILRGLMARNSNVQRTAQDLGISRATMYRKMRRYGIVPSSLA is encoded by the coding sequence ATGCCCCGACACCAGCCCGGGAACTCACTGAGAGTAGCCAGAGAGCTCTATCTGGAGGCCACCCACGATCCGAGCGCCCGGCCGCTCGTGGTCGCCTCATGGCAACGCTCGATCGAGTACAAGGTGAAGTCCGGCAGCCTTGACGCTCCCTACCTGGACAATCCCAATCTGGACAGTCTCCTGGCCAGGGCGGCGCTGCCCATCTTGAACAGGCTGCACGAGCAGCTCGCCGACGACCCGGTCTCCACGATGATCACAGACCGGAACGGCGTGGTGCTGTCACGGAAGGTGTCCCACGACGGTCTGACGACGCACCTCAACCGCGTGCGTCTGGCCCCGGGGCATGTGTTCGCCGAGCGCTACGTGGGCACGAACGGCATCGGGACCGCCCTGGCCAGCGGCCGCCCGGTCGTGATCGCCGGAAGCCAGCACTACGTCGAAGAGCTGCGGGAATTCCACTGCGCGGCTGTGCCGATCCTGCATCCCACCCGGAGCACCCTGCTGGGCGCGTTCAACCTCACCACCATCCGTCAGGGCTCCGACGGCATGCTGATGGCCTTCGCCCGCTCGGTCGCGGCCCAGATCGAGGCCGAGATCGCGGCGATCACCTCGCGGCGCGAGCGCGCTCTCTTTCAGGACTACATGGAGGCGTGCTCCTCGGTGCGCCCGGGCCCCGTGCTGGCCCTCAACGGTGATGGCGTCATGATGAACGAGCAGCTCAGGGCGGCGGTGACCGGGCCGGATCACTATGCGCTGCTCGACCATGCCCGTGAGATCGCCGACGACCGCCGGTGGGAGGGGACGCGCAGCATCGCCCTGCCCTCGGGACGGGTCGCCGAACTCAGGGTCAGGCGCTGTCGGCGCGGGGACAGCGACGCGGGCGCCATCCTCCGAGTCCGGCTGATCGGACGCTGCCAGCGCGGCGCTGCGGTTCCCGCCACACCTGCCCGGCCGGTCCTGGGACTGGCGGGCTCGTCCCCGCAGTGGCTGCGCTCGGTCGCCGACAGCGAAGCGGCGTTCTTGACCGGGACGTGGCTTCAACTCCTGGGCGAAGCCGGCGTCGGCAAGAGGACCCTGGTCGAGGCCCTGCACCGCGCCCATGGCGCCGGACGTCGACTGGAGATGGCGGAAGCGCCGCTGTCGGACGCACCGGCTGTCACCGAGCGCTGGCTGCACGACATCGGAGAGCTGCTTGCCATGCCGTCCAGGGTGCTCGTCCTGCGCGACGTCCACGTGTTGGGTGACCAGCTGCGGCAGCGGCTGAGGAGCCTGTTGACGCACCTGGCCGGAACCGCCACAGGGCAGTTGGTGATGACCAGTCAGCCGTCGATGGTCAGCACCGAGGACCAGCTGGACCAGTTCTGCGATGCCACGGTGGAGGTGCCTCCCCTGCGCCACCGCTACGGGGACATCGAGCACCTGGCGCGGTTCTTCCTGCGAAAGTACCGGCCGAGCGGCGAGAGCAGCTTCTCCCCGGATGCGCTGGCCCTGCTTCAGCAATGCCCCTGGCCGGAGAACGTCCGGCAGTTCGAGTCCGTGATCCGCGGCCTGGCACGGCGGTCGTCCGGCCGGATGATCCATGTGGAGGACTTGCCGCCGGAGTGCCGGGTGTCCTCGCACAAGGTGCTGACCACCATCGAGGCGCTGGAACGCGACGCCATTCTGCGTGGGTTGATGGCCCGCAACTCCAACGTTCAGCGCACTGCCCAGGACCTGGGGATCTCCCGCGCCACGATGTACCGCAAGATGCGCCGTTACGGGATCGTCCCGTCGAGCCTGGCCTGA
- a CDS encoding NAD(P)-dependent alcohol dehydrogenase, producing the protein MKAVQVIEYDEPPVLVDVPDPQITGPLDVIVKIGGAGVCRTDLHILEGQWKEKSGVALPYTIGHENAGWVADVGEAVSNVEVGDPVILHPLVTCGLCRACRAGDDVHCMNSAFPGIDAEGGYAEYLKTSARSVVPLAPSLEPASVAALADAGLTAYHAAAKAARALWPGDKAVVIGAGGLGHIGIQVLRALSPVEMIVIDRSPEALALAKELGADHTLLADGSEADRVRDLTAGHGAEAVVDFVGEGGAVETGVACLRRNGNYYVIGYGGHLHVPTIDVISTEINFIGNLVGSYNDLSELMVLAARGKVTLHTQHYPSPPSGRPSTTCTPAPYAAERS; encoded by the coding sequence ATGAAAGCCGTGCAGGTCATCGAGTACGACGAGCCGCCCGTGCTCGTGGACGTGCCGGACCCGCAGATCACCGGCCCGCTGGATGTGATCGTGAAGATCGGGGGCGCCGGAGTCTGCCGGACCGATCTGCACATCCTCGAAGGACAGTGGAAGGAGAAGAGCGGGGTCGCCCTGCCGTACACGATCGGGCACGAGAACGCCGGCTGGGTCGCGGACGTCGGGGAGGCCGTCAGCAACGTCGAGGTGGGAGACCCGGTCATCCTGCACCCCCTGGTGACCTGCGGTCTGTGCCGCGCCTGCCGGGCCGGCGACGACGTGCACTGCATGAACTCGGCCTTCCCCGGCATCGACGCCGAAGGGGGCTACGCCGAGTACCTGAAGACCAGCGCCCGCTCGGTCGTGCCTCTCGCCCCGTCCCTGGAGCCGGCCTCGGTGGCTGCCCTGGCCGACGCCGGACTCACGGCGTACCACGCCGCCGCCAAGGCGGCCCGGGCACTGTGGCCCGGTGACAAGGCCGTCGTCATCGGCGCCGGCGGTCTCGGGCACATCGGCATCCAGGTGCTGCGGGCCCTGTCGCCGGTCGAGATGATCGTCATCGACCGCAGCCCCGAGGCCCTCGCGCTGGCCAAGGAACTCGGCGCCGACCACACGCTCCTCGCGGACGGCAGCGAAGCCGACCGCGTACGGGACCTCACGGCGGGGCACGGCGCGGAGGCCGTTGTGGACTTCGTCGGTGAGGGTGGCGCCGTCGAGACCGGCGTGGCCTGCCTGCGCCGCAACGGCAACTACTACGTCATCGGCTACGGCGGCCACCTCCACGTGCCGACGATCGACGTCATCTCCACGGAGATCAACTTCATCGGCAATCTCGTGGGGTCCTACAACGACCTGTCCGAACTGATGGTCCTGGCGGCCCGCGGCAAGGTCACCCTGCACACCCAGCACTACCCCTCGCCTCCTTCCGGCAGGCCCTCGACGACCTGCACGCCGGCGCCGTACGCGGCCGAGCGATCTTGA
- a CDS encoding extracellular solute-binding protein → MRSRPYKGLVAVAAAAALTATACTAQNEAQQKPKEKTALFKPGSDISYQKYGKNYPATKVKDVPGSCSYESISRKDYSGQTLKIISHAVPVIGEPTQLHAKQFEEITGGKVEVVNVPFGELHQKILTPLQAGQPAYDVMFYPSLWIGDLAPYLAPVPEKYLNTTGMQDVTAAYMDVATWDGKVVQYPVDGDRHYLKIRADVLKDPKWQAQYETATGKDLKVPTTWAEYQDIAEAFSGKDFDGDGKKNYGSAEVTKRDDLTFSAFISRAAPYVKNPDVKGGVFFDEETMKPLINTPGFVRALQDMVKAKSTWAPGGANFGLGDEIFSFGGGQTLMSYSWDDAFIQAQQPDSRIRNTVEAAPLPGSTEVYNRTTKSWDKKANQAAYFTWGWTSAVAKASSHQEMAFDYLCFFSNEANTALDLTIGRFGVNPYRISHFAPEFWEKQGWDKDVAKAYVDTLSGMEENPNRVFDLRVPGVNQYMSALANGVAAALAGQESAQRALDGVAGEWAKITDQIGKDKVRSAYRNVVALEDES, encoded by the coding sequence ATGCGCAGCAGACCGTACAAGGGCCTGGTCGCCGTAGCGGCCGCAGCGGCCCTGACCGCCACCGCGTGCACCGCCCAGAACGAAGCACAGCAAAAGCCCAAGGAAAAGACCGCCCTCTTCAAGCCCGGCTCGGACATCAGCTACCAGAAGTACGGCAAGAACTACCCGGCGACGAAGGTCAAGGACGTCCCCGGCTCCTGCAGCTACGAGTCGATCAGCCGCAAGGACTACTCCGGGCAGACGCTGAAGATCATCAGCCATGCCGTCCCGGTCATCGGTGAGCCGACGCAACTGCACGCCAAGCAGTTCGAGGAAATCACCGGCGGCAAGGTCGAGGTGGTCAACGTCCCCTTCGGCGAGCTGCACCAGAAGATCCTCACACCGCTCCAGGCGGGCCAGCCGGCGTACGACGTCATGTTCTACCCGTCCCTGTGGATCGGCGACCTGGCCCCGTACCTGGCACCGGTGCCGGAGAAGTACCTGAACACCACCGGCATGCAGGACGTCACCGCGGCCTACATGGACGTGGCGACCTGGGACGGCAAGGTCGTGCAGTACCCGGTGGACGGCGACCGGCACTACCTCAAGATCCGCGCCGATGTGCTGAAGGACCCCAAGTGGCAGGCACAGTACGAGACGGCCACGGGCAAGGACCTGAAGGTCCCCACCACATGGGCCGAATACCAGGACATAGCCGAGGCCTTCAGCGGCAAGGACTTCGACGGCGACGGCAAGAAGAACTACGGGAGCGCCGAGGTCACCAAGCGCGATGACCTGACGTTCTCCGCGTTCATCAGCCGGGCGGCGCCGTACGTGAAGAATCCGGACGTCAAGGGCGGTGTCTTCTTCGACGAAGAGACCATGAAGCCGCTGATCAACACGCCCGGCTTCGTCCGCGCCCTGCAGGACATGGTCAAGGCCAAGTCCACCTGGGCACCCGGCGGCGCCAACTTCGGCCTGGGAGACGAGATCTTCTCCTTCGGCGGCGGCCAGACGCTGATGTCCTACTCCTGGGACGACGCCTTCATCCAGGCCCAGCAGCCGGACAGCAGAATCCGCAACACGGTTGAGGCGGCGCCGCTGCCGGGCTCCACGGAGGTCTACAACCGCACCACGAAGTCGTGGGACAAGAAGGCGAACCAGGCGGCCTACTTCACCTGGGGATGGACGTCCGCGGTGGCCAAGGCGTCCAGCCACCAGGAGATGGCCTTCGACTACCTGTGCTTCTTCAGCAACGAGGCCAACACCGCTCTCGACCTGACCATCGGACGTTTCGGCGTCAACCCCTACCGCATCTCCCACTTCGCCCCGGAGTTCTGGGAGAAGCAGGGCTGGGACAAGGACGTCGCCAAGGCGTACGTGGACACGCTCTCCGGCATGGAAGAGAACCCCAACCGCGTCTTCGACCTGCGTGTCCCCGGTGTCAACCAGTACATGTCCGCGCTGGCCAACGGAGTCGCCGCGGCGCTGGCGGGCCAGGAGTCCGCGCAGCGGGCGCTGGACGGCGTGGCCGGGGAATGGGCCAAGATCACCGACCAGATCGGCAAGGACAAGGTCCGAAGCGCCTATCGCAACGTGGTCGCGCTCGAGGACGAGTCCTGA
- a CDS encoding carbohydrate ABC transporter permease, which translates to MDGLRRHKSMFLLPGLLTLFLIIIFPLLFTIRVSFSGWNVSNPQMDFIGGGNYTAMLDDSRFWSSITRLILLAGGTVLIQYLIGFGMALLVWREARGRRFWRVLFLVPMMTTPVVMAAIWQTIFHESLGPVNDLLGMLGLTKIPWLTESGPALFALMTVEVWQWTPFMFLLLLAGLLSLPKEPFMAAAIDGAGTWRTFWKVTFPLMAPVSVAAVIIRLIEASKLSDSVYVLTSGGPGSSTETPGYYLYIQGLRDQQTGYSGAMSLTYLVLMIVTLTVVAALLTRALKLKGDS; encoded by the coding sequence ATGGACGGCCTGCGCCGGCACAAGAGCATGTTCCTGCTGCCGGGACTGCTCACGCTCTTCCTGATCATCATTTTCCCGCTGCTGTTCACCATCCGCGTCAGCTTCTCCGGCTGGAACGTCAGCAACCCTCAGATGGACTTCATCGGAGGGGGCAACTACACCGCGATGCTGGACGACAGCCGCTTCTGGTCCTCCATCACCCGGCTGATCCTGCTAGCGGGCGGCACGGTCCTGATCCAGTACCTCATCGGCTTCGGCATGGCCCTGTTGGTCTGGCGCGAGGCACGCGGCCGCAGATTCTGGCGGGTGCTCTTTCTCGTCCCCATGATGACCACGCCCGTAGTGATGGCCGCCATCTGGCAGACGATCTTCCATGAGTCGCTGGGCCCGGTGAACGACCTCCTGGGGATGCTGGGCCTGACGAAGATTCCCTGGCTCACCGAGTCCGGACCGGCCCTGTTCGCGCTGATGACCGTCGAGGTCTGGCAGTGGACCCCCTTCATGTTCCTGTTGCTGCTGGCCGGCCTGCTCAGCCTTCCCAAGGAACCGTTCATGGCGGCCGCGATCGACGGCGCCGGTACCTGGCGCACCTTCTGGAAGGTGACCTTCCCGCTGATGGCACCGGTCTCGGTGGCGGCGGTCATCATCCGGCTGATCGAGGCGTCCAAGCTCTCCGACAGCGTCTACGTCCTGACGTCCGGCGGGCCGGGGTCCTCCACGGAGACCCCGGGCTACTACCTCTACATCCAGGGCCTCCGCGATCAGCAGACCGGCTACAGCGGGGCGATGTCCCTGACCTACCTCGTTCTGATGATCGTCACGCTCACGGTCGTCGCCGCCCTGCTCACCAGGGCCCTCAAGCTGAAGGGGGACTCATGA
- a CDS encoding carbohydrate ABC transporter permease, with protein MRSRLYPVFKYTVIALWACFVAGPFFWAMTTSFKNANAVQGGATYLPWAQYEPTLTGWRNIFGGAGGIDVIDPFINSAVVTIAASAISLALGSLAAYALSRYRFKLGFIKNSDIVFFFVSQRIMPPVVLVIPFFYLLQWGGLLDTIAGLVIVTVALLLPIAVWVMVDFFNGIPREIDEMAMLEGCPPFQTFVRAILPNSLPGLTVAAMFCAVFGWNDFFFAFRLTFTEVQTLPQAVVALNSSIPPWWTLSAAALFGVAPLILLALWVERLLSKGNLSGAVR; from the coding sequence ATGAGGTCGCGCCTTTATCCCGTATTCAAGTACACCGTGATCGCCCTGTGGGCCTGCTTCGTCGCGGGACCGTTCTTCTGGGCGATGACGACCAGCTTCAAGAACGCCAACGCCGTCCAAGGCGGTGCCACTTACCTCCCCTGGGCGCAGTACGAGCCCACCCTCACCGGCTGGCGCAACATCTTCGGCGGAGCCGGCGGCATCGATGTGATCGATCCCTTCATCAACAGTGCCGTCGTCACCATCGCCGCGTCCGCCATCAGCCTGGCCCTCGGGTCACTGGCCGCCTACGCACTGTCCCGGTACCGGTTCAAGCTGGGCTTCATCAAGAACAGCGACATCGTCTTCTTCTTCGTCTCCCAGCGGATCATGCCGCCCGTCGTCCTGGTGATCCCCTTCTTCTACCTCCTGCAGTGGGGCGGCCTGCTGGACACCATCGCGGGCCTGGTCATCGTGACGGTCGCGCTCCTGCTGCCCATCGCGGTCTGGGTGATGGTGGACTTCTTCAACGGCATCCCCCGGGAGATCGACGAGATGGCGATGCTGGAGGGCTGCCCGCCGTTCCAGACCTTCGTACGAGCGATCCTGCCGAACTCCCTGCCCGGGCTGACCGTCGCGGCCATGTTCTGCGCCGTGTTCGGCTGGAACGACTTCTTCTTCGCCTTCCGGCTGACCTTCACCGAGGTCCAGACGCTGCCCCAGGCGGTCGTCGCCCTCAACTCCTCCATTCCACCGTGGTGGACGCTGTCGGCCGCCGCACTCTTCGGCGTGGCACCACTGATCCTGCTCGCCCTCTGGGTGGAGCGCCTGCTGTCCAAGGGGAACCTGTCGGGAGCGGTCCGATGA
- a CDS encoding ABC transporter ATP-binding protein has translation MNLNATDLCLTVDGVDHLKNVTATFQPGRLHTVIGRTMAGKTTLLRALAGLQNVDSGSLTRAGADFRKTPVWRRDTAMVYQQFINYPHLNVYDNVAFPLKRAGLSRDEIRHRVRQSLASVGLTDFEKRKPAQLSGGQQQRVAMARALARGTGILLLDEPLANLDYKLREQLRDEFKALFSDQGDTIVIYTTTEPAEAMMLGDVVLVMHEGRILQTGTPQEVFERPATTTVASIINDPPMNIFAGRLEGGQVAVAGFQATHVSAHLANLPDGAYQFGLRATDVSLASSGVEGEVTFVEISGSETFVHAVVGETPFVVQMEGIHDVALGDLIRLRLRPDRLFAFDEQGALVQTPSYDLASVEGR, from the coding sequence ATGAATCTCAACGCCACTGATCTGTGCCTGACCGTCGACGGCGTCGATCACCTCAAGAACGTGACCGCAACCTTCCAGCCTGGACGGCTCCACACCGTCATCGGCCGGACGATGGCCGGGAAGACGACGCTGCTGCGGGCCCTGGCCGGCCTGCAGAACGTGGACTCCGGCTCCCTGACCCGGGCGGGAGCCGACTTCCGGAAGACTCCGGTGTGGCGGCGCGACACCGCCATGGTCTACCAGCAGTTCATCAACTACCCGCATCTCAACGTGTACGACAACGTGGCCTTCCCGCTGAAGCGGGCCGGGCTGTCACGCGACGAGATCCGGCACAGGGTGCGGCAGAGCCTGGCGAGCGTGGGCCTCACGGACTTCGAGAAGCGCAAGCCCGCCCAGCTCTCCGGCGGCCAGCAGCAGCGCGTCGCGATGGCTCGCGCCCTGGCCCGCGGTACCGGAATCCTCCTGCTCGACGAGCCACTGGCGAACCTGGACTACAAGTTGCGCGAACAGCTGCGCGACGAGTTCAAGGCCCTTTTCTCGGACCAGGGGGACACGATCGTCATCTACACGACCACCGAACCCGCCGAGGCGATGATGCTCGGTGACGTGGTCCTCGTCATGCACGAGGGGCGGATCCTCCAGACGGGCACCCCTCAGGAGGTCTTCGAACGCCCGGCGACCACCACCGTGGCGTCCATCATCAACGACCCGCCCATGAACATCTTCGCTGGCCGGCTCGAGGGCGGCCAGGTCGCGGTGGCCGGCTTCCAGGCCACGCACGTCTCCGCGCACCTGGCCAACCTGCCCGACGGTGCCTACCAGTTCGGCCTGCGCGCCACCGACGTCAGCCTGGCTTCAAGCGGTGTCGAGGGCGAGGTCACCTTCGTCGAGATCTCCGGCTCCGAGACCTTCGTCCATGCGGTCGTCGGCGAGACCCCCTTCGTCGTACAGATGGAGGGCATCCACGACGTCGCCCTCGGCGACCTGATCAGACTCCGGCTCCGTCCCGACCGGCTGTTCGCCTTCGACGAGCAGGGGGCGCTCGTGCAAACACCTTCGTACGATCTCGCTTCAGTGGAAGGCCGTTGA
- a CDS encoding ABC transporter ATP-binding protein — MAQLDIVDVGHAYAPGAEEERWALKPLKLTFESGKTYALVGPSGCGKTTLLNILSGLVRPSRGRVLFDGVDVTALPTKARNIAQVFQFPVIYKSMTVYDNLAFPLQCRRWAKARTDAKVRQVAEALDLQDRLGQSARGLTADDKQLISLGRGLVRDDVAAVLMDEPLTVIDPQLKHSLRRKIREITEQFRPTVIYVTHDQYEAMSFAQELLVMKDGRAVQQGTPEQLFEAPSSTYVGYFIGSPAMNFLTVDRSDGPLALGGLPLSGAWDIPGARPRSRSAYGPNTSR, encoded by the coding sequence ATGGCGCAGTTGGACATCGTCGACGTCGGGCACGCGTACGCGCCGGGTGCCGAGGAGGAGCGGTGGGCTCTCAAGCCGCTGAAGCTGACCTTCGAGTCCGGCAAGACCTACGCGCTGGTCGGACCCTCGGGCTGCGGCAAGACAACCTTGCTGAACATCCTGTCCGGCCTGGTCAGACCATCCCGGGGGCGGGTGCTGTTCGACGGCGTCGATGTCACCGCCCTGCCCACCAAGGCGCGCAACATCGCCCAGGTCTTCCAGTTCCCCGTCATCTACAAGTCGATGACGGTCTACGACAACCTCGCCTTCCCGCTGCAGTGCCGGCGCTGGGCCAAGGCGAGGACCGACGCCAAGGTCCGGCAGGTCGCCGAGGCCCTGGACCTGCAAGACCGGCTGGGGCAGTCCGCACGCGGGCTCACCGCCGACGACAAGCAGCTGATCTCACTCGGCCGCGGCCTGGTCCGTGACGACGTGGCTGCCGTCCTGATGGACGAGCCGCTCACCGTGATCGACCCGCAGCTGAAACACTCGCTGCGGCGCAAGATCCGAGAGATCACCGAGCAGTTCCGACCCACGGTGATCTATGTGACGCACGACCAGTACGAGGCGATGAGCTTTGCGCAGGAACTGCTCGTCATGAAAGACGGCCGCGCCGTGCAGCAAGGCACCCCTGAGCAGCTGTTCGAGGCGCCGTCCTCCACGTACGTCGGCTACTTCATCGGCTCGCCGGCGATGAACTTCCTGACCGTGGACCGCAGCGACGGGCCCTTGGCGCTGGGCGGCCTGCCGCTGTCCGGCGCCTGGGACATCCCCGGAGCACGGCCGAGATCCAGGTCGGCGTACGGCCCGAATACGTCAAGATAG